In the genome of Bacteroidales bacterium, the window CGGGGAAGCCAGCGGCTGGTCGTGGACCCAATGGAAGGAAAAGATCACGGGAGATCCTGCCGCAGTGAAGGCTTTAAGCCTGGCCAGCCACGTGCGTCCCAGGCCACGAAGCCTGGCCCCGGGCGATTGCTGGACCGTTCACGTGGAGGCACTGGTTCGCCACCTGAGACCCGGCGTGCAGGAGGTAAAATGGCTCGATATCCTTTTCCGCTGATCTTTTTCCTGCTAAATGAATCAATATATGGCAAAGTATTGACGCTTTCAATTCTATTGTATGTTGCATAAGCCTATTAAAGCAGATCTGTTCATTGTGAATAAATTATTTATCATGGCTACTCCTAAATTTCATTACCCAATAATCCTTTCTATTTTATTGACTTTTCTCTTGTCAGTCAATCCCATGGGCCTTTTGAAGGCCCAGAAAGAAGCGCATGTGCCATCGAGTCATATTCGCCATTTTCTGGGAGCCGCTCATTTGAAGGCCGAATATCATCCCTATGCCTCGTCCACCGGGGTTACATGGGCGCGGGTGGGAACCCGCTGGCACCAGCAGGAGCCGCAAAGAGATGTATATGATTTTGAAAGCTATGACCAGCTGGTGGAAAGCGCTAAGAAGCATGGTATAAAGGTGCTTCCTCTGATCGGGCATACTGCACCCTGGGCCTCCTCCGGTCCGGAGGGCTCAGACGATCTGAATCGTTATCCTCCCGCAGACGATATGATCCACGAATGGGAAGAATACGTAAAAAGGGTGGTGGAGCGCTATCCGGATGTCAAGTATTTTGAGGTATGGAACGAGCCCAACATTGACTGGTTCCTGCGAGCCGATACCAACTACAAGCAATACGTTGATAAGATTCTTATTCCCGCTGCCAGGGTCATTCATGCCCACGATCGAAAAGTGGTGGGCCCGTCTTTCACTACCGAATGGCCCCTGGATTCCTGGCCGCCCCGCCAAAGGCCCCGTAAACACGCAGAAAACGTGGCTTCTAATATTCGCGACATCAACCGGTGGCTTTCATACCGCGATGCCTGGAAATACATCGATATACTGGCCATCCATTATCCCCACGGAGATGTCGAAAAACCCAGGCAACCCTATGCCGATAATATGATGCGGTTTTACGATTATGTTTTTTCCAAATGGATTGAACCCGGAAAACTGGAAGGTATATGGAATACCGAAGCCGGATTTGCTGGCGTGGAGGCAGGCGAGCAAGGTTTTGTGTCGCTTGATCCTTGGGAACATCCCCCTTTGGAGCAGTGGGTGGCGCGGTATGTCATTCCCCCCATTCATTGGAGCATAAACCATAACTGGCACTTTCGCGATCAGTACAAGCTTTTCTGGTATCACATGTCGGAGGGCAATCATCCCAGGGATATGCTTACCCGTGAGGAAGGCCGTATTGTCCCTTCTTCCAGGGGGAAGGCCCTGCATACCATATCCCGTTTGCTGGGCTCCGGCGATACCACCGCCATCTACCCCCATACCGTAAAGACCGGTTACGGCATATTCTCAAGTGATACCGCGGCCATCAATTATTTTGCTCCCTGGGTGTTTACAAACTATGCATTTCAGGTCGATAATAAGGTGGTAGTGGCTGTATGGGCCAACCTGCCCGGAAAGGAGGCTTTCGGACAGGATATGCAAATGCAGGTAAAAGGACTTGCCCCCGGTAATTATCAGGTCTATAAAACCCATTACATCGATGGACACCAAACTAAGGTGAAGGAGTATTCTTTTAAGAATTCCGGAGTGCTGCATATTAAGGTTCCTTCATCTTCGGAGCCGATACTTTATATCACGATAGAGCCAGAATGACTTGCTCTGGCAGGTGTTGTGCATGCATCAGAAACCCCTCTTCTGGGTGCAGGAGGTAAAATGGCTCGATATCCTTTTCCGCTGATGCGTCTGCCTCCCGGATACCAAGCCTTTGAATGAATAAATGTGGGGCATGACGGGTTTTTGGCGATCACAACCCTGGGGTTTAGCCGAAAGCAGGATCCGGTCCGAATAGGTTTACTCCATCGATTTTTGTATATTTTGGGTCTCAAATGCAAACTTTCA includes:
- a CDS encoding endo-1,4-beta-xylanase, which codes for MATPKFHYPIILSILLTFLLSVNPMGLLKAQKEAHVPSSHIRHFLGAAHLKAEYHPYASSTGVTWARVGTRWHQQEPQRDVYDFESYDQLVESAKKHGIKVLPLIGHTAPWASSGPEGSDDLNRYPPADDMIHEWEEYVKRVVERYPDVKYFEVWNEPNIDWFLRADTNYKQYVDKILIPAARVIHAHDRKVVGPSFTTEWPLDSWPPRQRPRKHAENVASNIRDINRWLSYRDAWKYIDILAIHYPHGDVEKPRQPYADNMMRFYDYVFSKWIEPGKLEGIWNTEAGFAGVEAGEQGFVSLDPWEHPPLEQWVARYVIPPIHWSINHNWHFRDQYKLFWYHMSEGNHPRDMLTREEGRIVPSSRGKALHTISRLLGSGDTTAIYPHTVKTGYGIFSSDTAAINYFAPWVFTNYAFQVDNKVVVAVWANLPGKEAFGQDMQMQVKGLAPGNYQVYKTHYIDGHQTKVKEYSFKNSGVLHIKVPSSSEPILYITIEPE